The Brachyspira aalborgi genome has a segment encoding these proteins:
- a CDS encoding AAA family ATPase, with amino-acid sequence MLKSITVGNFRAFSEKVTLDFSEVGKYDFNTEAIKNGLVKTAIMYGKNAGGKSSIAYAIFDIVSNLTDKFMGISHDENYKNAFNMEQPVTFEYNFKFRDKEVKYIYMKSQISRHSCQNHYQ; translated from the coding sequence ATGCTTAAATCAATTACGGTGGGTAATTTCAGAGCTTTTAGCGAAAAAGTTACGCTTGATTTTTCAGAAGTTGGTAAATACGATTTTAATACGGAAGCAATAAAAAATGGGCTTGTAAAAACAGCAATAATGTATGGTAAAAACGCTGGCGGTAAATCATCAATTGCGTATGCAATATTTGATATAGTTTCAAATTTGACAGATAAATTTATGGGCATATCGCATGATGAAAATTATAAAAATGCATTTAATATGGAACAGCCAGTTACATTTGAATATAATTTTAAATTTAGAGATAAAGAAGTTAAATATATATATATGAAAAGTCAGATTTCGAGACATTCTTGTCAGAATCATTATCAATAG
- a CDS encoding AAA family ATPase, protein MKLVHFEDFNSFFKEAGIEDEFDYQIINEKTQLLVKYGDKTLPFGRVKSSGMSSLLLVYFWLQDLLINKNNDKSPSFICIDEFDAFYHFELSRFIIEKLKKCNCQVLLTTHNTALLTNDILRPDCYYICSKKEIVNVNNATEKELRQGHNLEKLYRGGTFGL, encoded by the coding sequence ATAAAACTTGTACATTTTGAAGATTTTAACTCTTTTTTTAAGGAAGCTGGTATAGAGGATGAATTTGACTATCAGATAATCAATGAAAAAACACAACTTTTAGTAAAATATGGAGATAAAACTTTACCATTTGGAAGAGTAAAATCATCTGGTATGAGTTCGCTTCTGCTTGTATATTTTTGGTTGCAAGATTTACTTATTAATAAGAATAATGATAAAAGTCCGTCTTTTATATGTATTGACGAATTTGACGCTTTTTATCATTTTGAGCTTTCTCGTTTTATTATAGAAAAATTAAAAAAATGCAACTGCCAAGTTTTACTTACTACGCATAATACCGCTTTGCTAACAAACGATATTTTGCGTCCAGACTGCTATTATATATGCTCTAAAAAAGAAATTGTAAATGTAAACAATGCAACAGAAAAAGAACTTAGACAAGGACATAATCTTGAAAAACTGTATCGGGGTGGAACATTTGGTTTATAA
- the eda gene encoding bifunctional 4-hydroxy-2-oxoglutarate aldolase/2-dehydro-3-deoxy-phosphogluconate aldolase has translation MFKKYISTKIIPVAVVETEEEIRNIADLSSEYLPAIELTMRTEYSYKALEILSKYYPDLPRAAATVISKEQVDKILDLGTNIIISPGFQPNMLEYAKNKSYDYIPGVATPSEIEQCLSYGHKYLKFFHAGVFGGIEWLKGVGAVYSHTGVKFMPLGGVSINNVLEYLKQPNVFACGGSWLCSRDILKEKNWTEMKNRFKKASELIK, from the coding sequence ATGTTCAAAAAATATATATCCACAAAAATAATTCCCGTTGCCGTAGTTGAAACGGAAGAAGAAATAAGAAATATAGCCGATTTGTCAAGCGAATATTTGCCTGCAATCGAGCTTACAATGAGAACGGAATATTCTTATAAGGCTCTTGAAATTCTTTCTAAATATTATCCTGATTTGCCAAGAGCGGCGGCTACGGTAATATCTAAAGAACAAGTAGATAAAATATTAGACTTGGGAACGAATATTATAATAAGTCCTGGATTTCAACCTAATATGCTGGAATACGCTAAAAATAAAAGTTACGATTATATACCTGGAGTCGCCACGCCTTCTGAAATAGAGCAATGCCTTTCTTACGGACATAAATATTTGAAGTTTTTTCACGCAGGAGTTTTCGGAGGAATAGAATGGCTTAAAGGAGTCGGAGCGGTTTACTCTCATACGGGAGTTAAATTTATGCCTTTAGGCGGAGTAAGTATAAATAATGTTTTAGAATATTTAAAACAGCCAAATGTATTTGCATGCGGAGGTTCATGGTTATGTTCGAGAGATATTTTGAAAGAAAAAAATTGGACTGAAATGAAAAATAGATTCAAAAAAGCGAGCGAATTAATAAAATAA
- the gltB gene encoding glutamate synthase large subunit: protein MKLIPNSNKYKEFSKGLYEPRFEHDACGIGAIANIKGIASHKIICDALEILMQLEHRGGTGSEENTGDGAGILIQIPHDFFSTQELDFELPKKGDYAVAFIFLSPNSEAKEKGKKIFLEGLKEKGLEFLGFREVPVNSSDIGKTALKAMPYFLQAFVKKPKNIKAGLDFERIIYSARRIIEKKASNVSKFYICSFSSRTIVYKGMLISTQLSDFYIDFKDINMKSAIALVHSRFSTNTFPSWERAHPNRYMIHNGEINTIRGNVDSIIAREGLFKSDYFEDLKEIFPVIANESSDSAMFDNTLEFLALNGRSLEEAFMMMIPEPWHRNKNMHPKKRAFYEYNSTLMEPWDGPAAIIFTDGEVMGASLDRNGFRPSRYYITNDDFLILSSETGALKIDESRIKAKKRLEPGKLLLVDTKKGKLISDEEIKLHYANAKPYDKWLKNMVHLEEVSSKGYKHNFLDEKEILCLQRVFAWNYDELKLSVEAMASNGKEILAAMGVDTPLAVLSESYQPLFNYFKQLFAQVTNPPLDAIREEIITSTRVYLGSEGNLLKPNANNCKRVELHYPIISNEELYKIRNLKNFKVKEFSILFEDDKKTLEEALEELFKNVENEIEKGASIIILSDIGVNEKKCYIPSFIAVAGLHNHLIRKNLRTHASIVINTGEAREIHHFACLLGYGATAICPYLVYESINDLIRKDAIKLDYKKAEQNFIKASIGGIVKIASKMGISTLQSYNGAQIFECLGLSKKLVDKYFSDTITRIEGIYIEDINEELINLHKKTFSKQISALEPKGIHGYRSGREEHIIDPLVIFHLQEACKLKDYKLFKKYSSLVDSKIIKLRDLMEFDTSEAINIERVESVENIIKRFKTGAMSYGSISKEAHECIAIAMNRLGAKSNSGEGGEDEERFKIDENGDNKCSAIKQVASGRFGVDINYLVNAKEIQIKVAQGAKPGEGGQLMGFKVYPWIAKARNSTPGVTLISPPPHHDIYSIEDLAQLIYDLKNANNKARISVKLVSEVGVGTIAAGVAKAGANCILISGYDGGTGASPRTSIPNAGMPWELGLAETHQTLILNNLRDRVRIETDGKLMTGRDLAIAALLGAEEFGFATAPLMAIGCTMMRVCHLNTCPFGIATQDTTLRDRFKGSPERVENFMLFVAEELREYMAKLGFEKLDDMIGRTDKLYQKRDIKGKAAKVNLDRILKSLPTYNKTAEHFKDFKDNKLEKTMDYRILIPLCQNALKKGKNIKLSLEVNNQSRAFATMLSSEITRDYGKNALKEDCIQITATGNAGNSFGAFLCKGIKLEIIGDTNDYLGKGLSGGKIIAKIPTTAKFKAEENIISGNACLYGATSGEVYLDGIAGERFCVRNSGAKAVVLGTGVHGCEYMTGGLVAVLGDIGMNFAAGMSGGVAYIYGRHNEINVNLELVDILELSKEDENELKALIKEHIDFTGSKRAIEILAKFKAKNFFKIMPRDYKNMLNMIESCKGEENPELAAFLKLSESMK from the coding sequence ATGAAATTAATTCCAAATTCTAATAAATATAAAGAATTTTCTAAAGGACTTTATGAACCTCGTTTTGAACATGACGCTTGCGGAATTGGAGCGATTGCGAATATTAAAGGAATTGCAAGCCATAAAATAATTTGCGATGCTTTGGAAATTTTAATGCAACTTGAACATAGAGGCGGAACGGGAAGCGAAGAAAATACGGGCGATGGAGCGGGAATACTTATACAAATTCCTCATGATTTTTTTTCTACTCAAGAGCTTGATTTTGAACTTCCTAAAAAAGGAGATTATGCCGTAGCTTTTATATTTTTATCTCCTAATTCTGAAGCTAAAGAAAAAGGAAAAAAAATATTTTTAGAAGGATTAAAAGAAAAAGGATTAGAATTTTTAGGCTTTAGAGAAGTTCCCGTAAACTCAAGCGATATAGGAAAAACCGCGCTTAAAGCTATGCCATATTTTTTGCAGGCTTTCGTAAAAAAGCCTAAAAATATTAAAGCGGGATTAGATTTTGAAAGAATTATTTATTCGGCTAGAAGAATAATTGAAAAAAAAGCTTCAAATGTCAGCAAGTTTTATATTTGTTCTTTTTCTTCTCGAACTATAGTTTATAAAGGAATGTTAATTTCGACTCAATTAAGCGATTTCTATATTGATTTTAAAGATATAAATATGAAGTCGGCTATAGCTTTAGTTCATTCAAGATTTTCAACGAATACTTTTCCAAGTTGGGAACGCGCTCATCCAAATCGCTATATGATTCATAACGGAGAGATAAATACGATTAGAGGAAATGTTGATTCTATAATAGCAAGAGAAGGACTTTTTAAGAGCGATTATTTTGAAGACTTAAAAGAAATTTTTCCCGTAATAGCAAACGAAAGCAGCGATTCGGCAATGTTTGACAATACTTTGGAATTTTTAGCTTTAAATGGCAGAAGTCTTGAAGAGGCTTTTATGATGATGATACCCGAACCTTGGCATAGAAATAAAAATATGCATCCTAAAAAAAGAGCGTTTTACGAATATAACTCAACTTTAATGGAGCCTTGGGACGGACCCGCCGCTATAATATTTACTGACGGCGAAGTTATGGGAGCGAGTCTTGATAGAAACGGTTTTCGTCCTTCAAGATATTATATTACCAACGATGATTTTTTAATTTTATCTTCCGAAACGGGAGCTTTAAAAATAGACGAAAGTAGAATTAAAGCAAAAAAGAGATTGGAGCCTGGAAAACTTTTGCTTGTCGACACTAAAAAAGGAAAATTAATTTCAGACGAAGAGATTAAACTTCATTATGCCAACGCTAAACCTTACGATAAATGGCTTAAAAATATGGTTCACTTGGAAGAAGTTTCAAGCAAAGGTTATAAACATAATTTTTTAGACGAAAAAGAAATTTTATGCCTTCAAAGAGTTTTTGCTTGGAATTATGACGAATTAAAATTAAGCGTTGAGGCTATGGCTTCAAACGGAAAGGAAATTTTAGCGGCTATGGGAGTCGATACGCCTTTAGCGGTTTTAAGCGAAAGTTATCAGCCTTTATTTAATTATTTCAAACAACTTTTTGCTCAAGTTACAAATCCGCCTCTCGATGCAATAAGAGAAGAGATAATAACTTCTACAAGAGTTTATTTGGGAAGCGAAGGAAATTTATTAAAACCAAATGCCAATAATTGTAAAAGAGTAGAACTTCATTATCCGATTATATCTAATGAAGAATTATATAAAATCAGAAATCTTAAAAATTTTAAAGTTAAGGAATTTTCTATTCTTTTTGAGGACGATAAAAAAACTTTAGAAGAGGCTTTAGAAGAGCTTTTTAAAAATGTTGAAAACGAAATTGAAAAAGGCGCTTCGATAATAATTTTAAGCGATATTGGAGTAAACGAAAAAAAATGTTATATTCCTTCTTTTATCGCCGTTGCAGGATTGCATAATCATTTGATTAGAAAAAACTTAAGAACGCATGCGAGTATAGTTATAAATACGGGAGAGGCGAGAGAGATTCATCATTTTGCATGTTTGCTTGGCTATGGAGCTACTGCAATTTGTCCTTATCTTGTTTACGAAAGCATTAACGATTTAATAAGAAAAGACGCTATAAAACTTGACTATAAAAAGGCAGAACAGAATTTCATAAAAGCAAGCATAGGCGGAATAGTAAAAATCGCTTCAAAAATGGGAATTTCCACTTTGCAAAGTTATAACGGAGCACAAATTTTTGAATGTTTAGGTTTGAGTAAAAAACTTGTAGATAAATATTTTTCAGACACAATAACTAGAATCGAAGGAATATACATTGAAGATATTAACGAAGAGCTTATTAATTTGCATAAAAAAACTTTTTCAAAACAAATAAGCGCTCTTGAGCCTAAAGGAATTCATGGATATAGAAGCGGAAGAGAAGAGCATATAATCGACCCTCTTGTAATATTTCATTTGCAGGAAGCTTGCAAACTTAAAGATTATAAATTATTTAAAAAATATTCTTCTTTAGTCGACAGTAAAATAATAAAATTAAGAGATTTAATGGAGTTTGACACAAGCGAAGCTATAAATATTGAAAGAGTAGAATCTGTAGAAAATATAATAAAAAGATTCAAAACGGGAGCTATGAGTTATGGCTCAATATCTAAAGAAGCTCATGAATGTATAGCAATAGCAATGAATAGACTCGGCGCAAAATCAAATTCGGGCGAAGGCGGAGAAGACGAAGAGAGATTTAAAATAGACGAAAACGGAGATAATAAATGTTCGGCTATAAAACAGGTTGCATCGGGAAGATTTGGAGTCGATATTAATTATTTGGTAAACGCTAAAGAAATTCAAATTAAAGTAGCACAAGGAGCTAAACCTGGAGAAGGCGGACAACTTATGGGTTTTAAAGTTTATCCTTGGATTGCAAAGGCAAGAAATTCTACGCCAGGAGTTACTCTTATATCGCCGCCGCCGCATCATGATATTTATTCGATTGAAGATTTGGCTCAATTAATTTACGATTTAAAAAATGCTAATAATAAAGCGAGAATATCTGTAAAACTTGTAAGCGAGGTTGGAGTAGGAACTATTGCGGCGGGAGTCGCTAAAGCTGGAGCAAATTGTATATTAATATCGGGTTATGACGGCGGAACGGGAGCGAGTCCGAGAACTTCAATACCAAATGCGGGAATGCCTTGGGAATTGGGACTTGCAGAAACTCATCAAACTTTAATTTTAAATAATTTAAGAGATAGAGTGAGAATAGAAACGGATGGAAAACTTATGACGGGAAGAGATTTGGCAATAGCGGCGCTTTTAGGAGCTGAAGAATTCGGATTTGCAACCGCTCCTCTTATGGCAATAGGTTGCACGATGATGAGAGTTTGTCATCTTAATACTTGTCCTTTTGGAATAGCGACTCAAGATACTACTTTAAGAGATAGATTTAAAGGTTCGCCTGAAAGAGTTGAAAATTTTATGCTTTTTGTAGCCGAAGAATTAAGAGAATATATGGCTAAACTTGGTTTTGAAAAATTGGACGATATGATTGGAAGAACGGATAAACTTTATCAAAAAAGAGATATTAAAGGAAAAGCCGCAAAAGTAAATTTGGATAGGATATTAAAATCGCTTCCGACTTATAATAAGACGGCGGAACATTTTAAAGATTTTAAAGACAATAAACTTGAAAAAACTATGGATTATAGAATATTGATTCCTCTTTGTCAAAACGCTCTTAAAAAAGGAAAAAATATTAAATTAAGTCTTGAAGTTAATAATCAAAGCAGGGCTTTTGCAACTATGCTTTCAAGCGAGATTACGAGAGATTACGGAAAAAATGCCCTTAAAGAAGATTGCATTCAAATTACGGCAACGGGAAACGCTGGAAACAGTTTCGGCGCTTTTTTATGCAAAGGAATAAAACTTGAAATTATAGGCGACACAAACGATTATTTGGGAAAAGGTTTAAGCGGCGGAAAAATAATAGCTAAAATTCCAACAACCGCGAAATTCAAAGCCGAAGAAAATATTATTTCGGGAAATGCATGTTTATACGGAGCTACAAGCGGAGAGGTTTATTTAGACGGAATAGCGGGAGAGAGATTTTGCGTTCGTAATTCTGGAGCTAAAGCCGTTGTTTTGGGAACGGGAGTTCATGGCTGCGAATATATGACGGGAGGATTGGTTGCAGTTTTGGGAGATATAGGCATGAATTTTGCAGCGGGAATGAGCGGAGGAGTCGCTTATATTTACGGAAGGCATAACGAGATAAATGTAAATTTGGAACTTGTCGATATTTTGGAATTAAGCAAAGAAGATGAAAACGAACTTAAGGCATTGATAAAAGAACATATAGATTTTACGGGTTCAAAAAGAGCGATAGAAATTTTAGCGAAATTCAAAGCGAAAAACTTTTTTAAGATTATGCCGAGAGATTATAAGAATATGCTTAATATGATAGAATCCTGCAAGGGAGAAGAAAATCCCGAGCTTGCTGCATTTTTGAAATTAAGCGAAAGTATGAAGTAA
- a CDS encoding DUF262 domain-containing protein, with protein sequence MSGFQSPITIDEAMKRIKNNEYLLPAFQRGYAWGEENAKKGAEKIELLFDSLMKDYPINSMLFWKVKDESKTAWKFYSFLDYFRERYHRRNDLFDTKGHKDFYAILDGQQRLTSLYLALHSRYEIRKQRSRMEDNDKYFEICHFYFNLTQNQPLPEDADIEYQFKWLDKNITDEKTIYIDKYNQKWFKIGDFYKYASSRVRSISKEYDLEEREEERLDLLHQKIFDRHFINFYLEEEQNPDKAVHIFIRTNSTGAKLDFSDVLFSIAIANWKKLDARTEINNLIDFIGQQFSFTISKDLILKGFLYLFHSNIKFQINSFDKNFIEYIEQRWDSIKNCFIETFRLLKNFGLDTKTLSSHNAILPILYFIYHKNLTEHIVDSVSQKENRELIKKWLLRALLLRAFKASVDAVLTNMRKAFIKNFKQDNKKYFDENIDIFPLKKIEKEGKYSQSINEEFLEDKMWYRKNSSEAFAILSFLYPDLDYKNNNFHKDHLHAEILYEKYEKIGKAKKLKDPNYDYWDFEVYDTIPNLQMLDANENKAKQHKPLEQWVKENCKNESDRKEFLKRHLIPDIDLSLENFDNFYELRKKLLIDKLKKILN encoded by the coding sequence ATGTCAGGATTTCAATCACCAATAACTATTGACGAGGCAATGAAACGCATAAAAAATAACGAATACTTGCTTCCAGCATTTCAAAGAGGATATGCTTGGGGCGAAGAAAATGCCAAAAAAGGAGCAGAAAAAATTGAGTTGCTTTTTGATTCTTTAATGAAAGACTATCCAATAAATTCAATGCTTTTTTGGAAAGTTAAAGATGAGAGCAAAACAGCTTGGAAATTTTATAGTTTTTTAGACTATTTTAGGGAACGGTATCATAGACGAAATGATTTATTTGATACAAAAGGGCATAAAGATTTTTATGCAATTTTAGATGGACAGCAACGACTTACTTCATTGTATTTAGCTTTACATAGTCGGTATGAGATTCGTAAACAAAGAAGTAGAATGGAAGATAACGATAAATATTTTGAAATTTGTCATTTTTACTTCAACCTTACACAAAATCAACCATTACCAGAAGATGCAGATATAGAATATCAGTTTAAATGGCTTGATAAAAATATAACAGATGAAAAGACTATATACATAGATAAATACAATCAAAAATGGTTCAAAATAGGAGATTTTTATAAATACGCATCAAGTAGAGTAAGAAGTATATCTAAAGAATATGATTTAGAAGAGAGAGAAGAAGAAAGACTCGATTTGCTACATCAAAAAATATTTGATAGGCATTTTATTAATTTTTATTTAGAGGAGGAACAAAATCCAGATAAAGCCGTCCATATTTTTATACGCACGAATTCTACGGGAGCTAAATTAGATTTTTCTGATGTTTTATTTAGTATTGCTATTGCTAATTGGAAAAAACTTGATGCAAGGACAGAAATCAATAATTTAATAGATTTTATTGGTCAACAATTTTCTTTTACTATTAGTAAAGACTTAATACTTAAAGGTTTTTTATATCTTTTTCATAGTAATATAAAATTTCAAATTAATAGTTTTGATAAAAATTTTATAGAGTATATTGAACAAAGGTGGGATAGTATTAAAAATTGTTTTATTGAAACTTTTAGATTATTAAAGAATTTTGGTTTAGACACTAAAACTTTATCGTCACACAATGCTATCTTACCAATATTATATTTCATTTACCACAAAAATCTAACAGAACATATTGTTGATTCTGTATCTCAAAAAGAAAATAGAGAGTTAATAAAAAAATGGCTTTTAAGGGCATTGCTTTTAAGAGCTTTTAAAGCTAGTGTAGATGCAGTGCTAACAAATATGCGAAAAGCTTTTATAAAAAATTTTAAACAAGATAATAAAAAATATTTTGACGAAAATATTGATATATTCCCACTTAAAAAAATTGAAAAAGAAGGAAAATATAGCCAAAGCATTAATGAAGAATTTTTAGAGGATAAAATGTGGTATCGTAAAAATAGTTCTGAAGCTTTTGCAATCCTTTCATTTTTGTATCCAGATTTAGATTATAAAAATAATAATTTTCATAAAGACCATTTACATGCTGAAATTTTATATGAAAAGTATGAAAAAATAGGTAAGGCAAAGAAATTAAAAGACCCAAATTATGATTATTGGGATTTTGAAGTATATGATACTATACCAAATTTACAAATGCTTGATGCAAATGAAAATAAAGCTAAACAACATAAGCCATTAGAACAATGGGTAAAAGAAAATTGTAAAAATGAAAGTGATAGAAAAGAATTTTTGAAACGGCATTTAATACCAGATATTGATTTATCATTAGAAAACTTTGATAATTTTTATGAGTTAAGAAAAAAATTATTAATAGATAAACTAAAGAAAATTTTAAATTAA
- a CDS encoding glutamate synthase subunit beta — MGNPRGFLDFQRVELIKLEPEERIKNYREFSELPSKKEQERQGGRCMNCGVPFCQVGKIEQKKEIGCPLKNLIPEWNDLIYKGLWEEAYRRLSLTNPFPEFTGRVCPAPCEDSCVCAINGKSVTIKNNELAIIENAYKENLIEPIKPLKKKNKKVAIIGSGPAGLSCAYSLNIAGYDVEVFERSDRAGGLLIYGIPDMKLDKNILKRTLDNLEKSGIKFNTNQNINSKAKAQKLAEKFDAIVLSTGASEPKDLKIEGRDLKGIMFAVDFLTKNTKSLFEKGCADEIAKDKDVLIIGSGDTSVDCAAVAVRQGAKSITRFERSAKRSLTRLKNNPWPLKADIFKTDYGLEEAIFKYGKDPRDYEKLTKKFIGKNGKVEGVIARDLKKVMVDGKLINEEIKGSDKFYKADLILLAMGFEGSENNLKEIFEIKFDEKNNIKDSNFRAKEKIFACGDARIGQSLVVWAIEDGKKCAEAVDEVLSLNNKVLKNII; from the coding sequence ATGGGAAACCCGAGAGGATTTTTAGATTTTCAAAGAGTGGAATTAATAAAACTCGAACCAGAAGAGAGAATAAAAAATTATAGAGAGTTTAGCGAATTGCCAAGCAAAAAAGAACAGGAAAGGCAGGGCGGAAGATGTATGAATTGCGGAGTGCCTTTTTGTCAAGTTGGAAAAATTGAACAGAAAAAAGAAATCGGTTGTCCGCTTAAAAACCTTATCCCAGAATGGAACGATTTAATATATAAAGGACTTTGGGAAGAAGCCTATAGAAGATTAAGCTTAACAAATCCGTTTCCAGAATTTACGGGAAGAGTTTGTCCAGCTCCTTGCGAAGATAGTTGCGTTTGCGCCATAAACGGAAAAAGCGTGACGATAAAAAATAACGAACTTGCAATAATAGAAAACGCTTATAAAGAAAATTTGATAGAGCCTATAAAACCGTTAAAGAAAAAAAATAAAAAAGTGGCAATTATAGGAAGCGGTCCTGCGGGGCTTTCATGCGCTTATAGTTTGAATATCGCAGGTTATGATGTAGAAGTTTTTGAAAGAAGCGACAGAGCGGGAGGACTTTTGATTTATGGAATTCCCGATATGAAGCTTGATAAAAATATTTTAAAAAGAACTTTAGACAATCTTGAAAAAAGCGGAATAAAATTTAACACTAATCAAAATATTAACTCTAAAGCGAAAGCTCAAAAATTAGCCGAAAAATTTGACGCTATAGTTTTATCGACAGGAGCGAGCGAACCTAAAGATTTGAAAATCGAAGGAAGAGACTTAAAAGGCATAATGTTTGCAGTTGACTTTTTAACTAAAAATACAAAAAGTTTATTTGAAAAAGGTTGCGCAGATGAGATTGCAAAAGATAAAGATGTTTTGATTATAGGAAGCGGAGATACTAGCGTCGATTGCGCCGCCGTTGCCGTTCGTCAAGGAGCAAAAAGTATAACTCGTTTTGAGAGAAGCGCAAAAAGGTCTTTGACAAGATTAAAAAATAATCCTTGGCCTTTGAAAGCGGATATTTTTAAAACAGATTACGGTTTGGAAGAGGCGATTTTTAAATATGGAAAGGACCCGAGAGATTACGAAAAACTTACTAAAAAATTTATTGGAAAAAACGGAAAAGTCGAAGGCGTTATTGCAAGAGATTTAAAAAAAGTTATGGTTGACGGAAAACTTATAAACGAAGAAATTAAAGGAAGCGATAAATTTTATAAAGCGGATTTAATTCTTTTGGCAATGGGTTTTGAAGGAAGCGAAAACAACTTAAAAGAAATTTTTGAAATAAAATTTGACGAAAAAAATAATATTAAGGATTCAAATTTTAGAGCGAAAGAGAAAATATTCGCCTGCGGAGACGCGAGAATCGGACAAAGTTTAGTAGTTTGGGCTATTGAGGACGGGAAAAAATGCGCTGAAGCTGTTGATGAGGTTTTAAGTTTGAATAATAAAGTATTGAAAAATATTATATAA
- the secG gene encoding preprotein translocase subunit SecG, which translates to MNALVTLGIVIYSIVCILLILLIIIQGGKAEGLFSSAQANVLGSQRGDALTKATRVLAAVFILGALFISMAISAQKTAFENVSKTTNTTPLTAPEENLENTNDTTSN; encoded by the coding sequence ATGAACGCATTGGTAACTTTGGGAATAGTAATTTATTCTATAGTATGCATACTACTTATTTTATTAATCATAATACAAGGCGGAAAAGCTGAAGGATTATTTTCAAGCGCTCAAGCTAATGTATTGGGAAGCCAAAGAGGAGACGCTTTAACTAAAGCTACAAGAGTTTTAGCGGCTGTTTTTATACTTGGAGCTTTATTTATATCTATGGCAATAAGCGCTCAAAAAACGGCTTTTGAAAATGTATCTAAAACTACTAATACAACGCCTTTAACCGCTCCAGAAGAAAATTTGGAAAATACTAACGATACGACTTCAAATTAA